One region of bacterium (Candidatus Blackallbacteria) CG13_big_fil_rev_8_21_14_2_50_49_14 genomic DNA includes:
- a CDS encoding cytochrome-c peroxidase, producing the protein MKKQFTLLSCLGLLACTPNPLEKQSQPSPQASASASASASASASASASLPPISSEDLALITEANLHFQALTAKTTPNPDQVALGKMLFYDPRLSINNKISCKSCHNLESFGVDNRATSLGHVSQTGTRNAPTVLNAVYNKTQFWDGRAKDLQDQAGQPILNPLEMAMPSENAVIQKLSKISGYRDSFQKAFPGQENALTYANLSLALARFEETLITPGRFDQFLQGDGKALNDAEKKGLKAFMNKGCVACHNGPGLGGESFQKFGVIAPYPHQTDPGRYEVSKLEKDRYLFKVPLLRNIEHTQPYFHDGKIADLKEAVRIMAKTEFGDDYSEAQIEELVTFLKSLSGLVPAEAKAAPVLPP; encoded by the coding sequence ATGAAAAAACAATTCACTCTGCTCTCTTGCCTGGGGCTTTTGGCCTGTACTCCCAATCCGCTTGAGAAACAAAGCCAACCCAGCCCCCAGGCCTCGGCTTCAGCCAGTGCAAGCGCCAGTGCCAGTGCCAGTGCCAGTGCCAGTCTGCCGCCCATTTCTTCGGAAGATTTGGCGCTGATCACGGAGGCCAATCTTCATTTTCAGGCTTTAACAGCCAAAACCACGCCCAACCCAGATCAAGTAGCATTGGGAAAAATGCTCTTTTACGATCCCCGCTTGTCAATCAACAATAAGATCAGCTGCAAATCCTGCCACAATCTTGAGAGCTTTGGTGTCGACAACCGCGCCACTTCCCTGGGCCATGTTTCACAAACCGGAACCCGCAATGCCCCCACGGTTTTAAACGCCGTCTACAATAAAACCCAGTTCTGGGATGGCCGCGCCAAAGATCTGCAAGATCAGGCCGGACAACCGATTTTAAACCCCTTGGAAATGGCCATGCCCAGTGAAAATGCAGTGATTCAAAAACTGTCAAAGATCTCAGGTTACCGCGACTCCTTTCAAAAGGCCTTTCCAGGTCAGGAAAATGCACTGACCTATGCCAATCTGAGCCTGGCCCTTGCCCGTTTCGAAGAAACCCTGATTACGCCAGGACGCTTTGATCAATTTCTGCAGGGAGATGGAAAAGCCCTGAACGACGCAGAAAAAAAAGGGCTCAAAGCGTTTATGAACAAGGGTTGCGTCGCCTGCCACAATGGCCCAGGCCTGGGCGGCGAAAGTTTTCAGAAATTTGGAGTAATTGCCCCCTATCCCCACCAGACCGATCCTGGGCGCTATGAAGTGAGTAAACTTGAAAAAGATCGCTATCTGTTCAAAGTGCCTTTACTTCGCAATATTGAACATACCCAGCCCTATTTTCACGATGGGAAAATCGCCGATCTCAAAGAAGCTGTGCGGATCATGGCCAAAACTGAATTTGGGGATGACTATAGCGAAGCCCAAATTGAAGAACTGGTCACGTTTCTGAAAAGCCTGAGTGGCCTTGTGCCTGCAGAAGCCAAAGCAGCGCCTGTTTTGCCCCCATAA